The proteins below come from a single Streptomyces sp. B3I8 genomic window:
- a CDS encoding chitosanase: MKRVRHLLWAAVAVLVVAAVYGLAPDPGDRGVDDGAGQRGSGHGAGLDSPAKKDIAQQIVASAENATLDWRSAYGYIEDIGDGQGYTAGIIGFCTGTHDLLTLVRTYTDDHPGNRLARYLPALRAVDGTDSHEGLGKPFTAAWKAEAKVPAFRRAQDAERDRVYFDPAVRQAKEDGLGALGQFIYYDAIVFHGPGKAPGSFGGIRAKALRRADSPAEGGSEVAYLGAFLDVRRAAMRERGAGVDTSRVDTAQRVFLREGNLALETPLRWRAYGERYEIP, translated from the coding sequence ATGAAGCGAGTCCGTCACCTGCTGTGGGCGGCCGTGGCCGTGCTGGTCGTGGCCGCGGTGTACGGCCTTGCCCCCGACCCCGGCGACCGGGGCGTGGACGACGGGGCCGGGCAGCGGGGCTCCGGGCACGGGGCGGGGCTGGACTCCCCCGCGAAGAAGGACATCGCCCAGCAGATCGTGGCGAGCGCGGAGAACGCCACGCTGGACTGGCGCAGCGCCTACGGCTACATCGAGGACATCGGCGACGGCCAGGGGTACACCGCCGGGATCATCGGGTTCTGCACGGGCACGCACGATCTGCTGACGCTGGTGCGGACGTACACGGACGACCACCCCGGCAACCGGCTGGCCCGGTACCTCCCCGCGTTGCGCGCGGTGGACGGCACGGACTCGCACGAGGGGCTCGGGAAGCCGTTCACGGCGGCGTGGAAGGCGGAGGCGAAGGTTCCGGCGTTCCGGCGGGCGCAGGACGCGGAGCGGGACCGGGTGTACTTCGATCCGGCGGTGCGGCAGGCGAAGGAGGACGGGCTGGGGGCGCTGGGGCAGTTCATCTATTACGACGCGATCGTCTTCCACGGGCCGGGGAAGGCGCCGGGCAGCTTCGGAGGCATCCGGGCGAAGGCGCTGCGGCGGGCGGACTCTCCGGCGGAGGGCGGGTCGGAGGTGGCGTACCTCGGGGCGTTCCTGGACGTGCGGCGGGCGGCGATGCGGGAGCGGGGGGCGGGGGTGGACACGAGCCGTGTGGACACGGCGCAGCGGGTGTTCCTGCGGGAGGGGAATCTGGCGTTGGAGACGCCGCTGCGGTGGCGGGCGTACGGGGAGCGGTACGAGATTCCTTGA
- a CDS encoding ankyrin repeat domain-containing protein codes for MDEEGPPGLLAAVREGDEDAVVRLLRAGASAETADEDGQTVLYLAAVADTPGIVRLLLAAGADPDRLSGGTDVPLCGAACGGHEQVVRALLAVGAAVDLEEEYGFRALTWAVRLGHAGVVVALLAAGADPDRPGPGGEPPLVAAARRGSPGCVRALLAAGAGAREEALAEARRWVAADVAAELRAGLEAAYGAGPGYRYRVRRFVAEKGAPTVEVTLARDGRVVAGDDRQLGHAAIVTELLGRARGNG; via the coding sequence ATGGACGAGGAAGGGCCGCCGGGTCTGCTCGCGGCGGTGCGCGAAGGGGACGAGGACGCGGTCGTACGGCTGCTGCGGGCCGGCGCGAGCGCGGAGACGGCCGACGAGGACGGGCAGACGGTCCTGTATCTCGCGGCGGTCGCCGACACGCCCGGCATCGTCCGGCTGCTGCTGGCGGCCGGCGCGGACCCGGACCGGCTGAGCGGCGGCACGGACGTGCCGCTGTGCGGGGCGGCGTGCGGCGGGCACGAGCAGGTGGTACGGGCGCTGCTGGCGGTCGGGGCGGCGGTGGATCTGGAGGAGGAGTACGGGTTCCGGGCGCTGACGTGGGCGGTGCGGCTGGGGCATGCCGGGGTGGTCGTGGCGCTGCTCGCAGCCGGGGCGGACCCGGACCGGCCGGGTCCGGGCGGGGAACCGCCGTTGGTGGCGGCGGCGCGGCGGGGGTCGCCCGGTTGCGTGCGGGCACTGCTGGCGGCGGGTGCCGGGGCACGTGAGGAGGCGCTCGCGGAGGCGCGGCGGTGGGTGGCGGCGGATGTCGCCGCCGAGCTGCGGGCGGGGCTGGAGGCGGCGTACGGGGCGGGGCCGGGGTACCGGTACCGGGTGCGGCGGTTCGTGGCGGAGAAGGGGGCGCCGACGGTGGAGGTCACGCTGGCCCGGGACGGCCGTGTGGTGGCGGGCGACGACCGGCAGCTGGGACACGCGGCGATCGTGACGGAGTTGCTGGGGCGGGCACGGGGGAACGGTTGA
- a CDS encoding chitosanase, which translates to MGGEKRSKARSGAWRGCLLVLAVPVVVGVVHLVAPDGGSGAVGDASASASAAAHERERRADDAVVADAPAGLAAPAKKELAERFLSSAENSTLDWRSAYGSIEDTGDGHGYTAGIIGFCTGTDDLLTLVERYTEDHPDNGLARYLPALRAVNGTDSHKGLDPGFPAAWRAEARVEAFRTAQEEERDRVYFGPAVRLAKLDGLGTLGRLIYYDAMVLHGPGVDADGFYGLRDEALRRAELPSDGGSRTAYLKAFLDVRREAIKRDAAGGDHGDTSRIDTALRRFLDRGNHDLDTPLVWRVYGERYRVEH; encoded by the coding sequence ATGGGTGGGGAAAAGCGGTCGAAGGCAAGGTCAGGGGCATGGCGGGGATGTCTGTTGGTTCTCGCTGTGCCGGTCGTGGTGGGGGTGGTGCATCTCGTCGCGCCGGACGGCGGGTCGGGGGCTGTGGGGGATGCCTCCGCGTCCGCCTCGGCCGCCGCGCACGAGAGGGAGCGCCGCGCGGACGACGCCGTCGTGGCCGACGCTCCGGCCGGGCTGGCGGCGCCGGCGAAGAAGGAGCTGGCGGAACGTTTCCTCTCCAGTGCGGAGAACTCCACGCTCGACTGGCGCTCGGCGTACGGCTCGATCGAGGACACCGGTGACGGGCACGGCTACACCGCTGGGATCATCGGGTTCTGCACCGGTACCGACGACCTCCTGACGCTGGTGGAGCGGTACACCGAGGATCACCCGGACAACGGGCTCGCCCGCTACCTCCCCGCGCTGCGCGCGGTGAACGGCACCGACTCGCACAAGGGGCTCGACCCCGGTTTCCCCGCCGCCTGGCGGGCCGAGGCCCGGGTCGAGGCGTTCCGCACCGCGCAGGAGGAGGAGCGCGACCGGGTCTACTTCGGCCCGGCGGTCCGGCTGGCGAAGCTCGACGGGCTCGGCACGCTGGGCCGGCTCATCTACTACGACGCGATGGTGCTGCACGGCCCGGGCGTCGACGCGGACGGCTTCTACGGCCTGCGGGACGAGGCGCTGCGCCGGGCGGAACTGCCGTCGGACGGCGGCTCGCGCACGGCGTATCTGAAGGCGTTCCTGGACGTCCGGCGCGAGGCGATCAAGCGGGACGCCGCCGGTGGCGACCACGGCGACACCTCGCGGATCGACACGGCGCTGCGCCGGTTCCTGGACCGCGGCAACCACGATCTGGACACGCCGCTGGTGTGGCGGGTGTACGGCGAGCGCTACCGCGTCGAGCACTGA
- a CDS encoding chorismate mutase translates to MTTSNSAGTDPAVHAELERLRDSIDNIDAAVVHMLAERFKCTQQVGHLKAAHRLPPADPERETRQITRLRRLAESAKLDPAFAEKLLNFIIAEVIRHHERIADTSADPTPGTPTNPS, encoded by the coding sequence ATGACCACCAGCAACAGTGCCGGGACCGATCCCGCGGTCCACGCCGAGCTCGAACGGCTGCGCGACAGCATCGACAACATCGACGCCGCCGTCGTCCACATGCTCGCCGAACGCTTCAAGTGCACCCAGCAGGTCGGCCATCTCAAGGCCGCGCACCGGCTGCCCCCGGCCGACCCCGAGCGGGAGACCCGCCAGATCACCCGGCTGCGCCGCCTCGCCGAGAGCGCCAAACTCGACCCCGCGTTCGCCGAGAAACTCCTCAACTTCATCATCGCCGAGGTGATCCGCCACCACGAGCGCATCGCCGACACCTCCGCCGACCCCACCCCGGGCACCCCCACCAACCCCTCCTGA
- a CDS encoding glutamate synthase subunit beta, with protein sequence MADPKGFLNHGREVARSRPVEERVRDWNEVYVPGSLLPIISKQASRCMDCGIPFCHNGCPLGNLIPEWNDFAYREDWSAASERLHATNNFPEFTGRLCPAPCESACVLGINQAPVTIKNVEVSIIDKAWDTGDVTPQIPERLSGKTVAVIGSGPAGLAAAQQLTRAGHTVAVYERADRIGGLLRYGIPEFKMEKRHINRRIEQMRAEGTRFRTGVEIGRDITADDLRKRYDAVVIAAGSTTARDLPVPGRELKGVHQAMEYLPLSNKVQEGDYVTSPISAEGKHVVVIGGGDTGADCVGTAHRQGAASVTQLEIMPQPGAERNPVSQPWPTFPMLYKVTSAHEEGGDRLYSVSTTHFEGDEDGNVQWLHLSEVEFVDGRLNPKPGTERKIPAQLVTLAMGFTGPDKQNGLIEQLGLDLDERGNIARDADFRTNVPGVFVAGDAGRGQSLIVWAIAEGRSAARGADRFLTGASDLPAPIRPTDRSLTV encoded by the coding sequence ATGGCTGATCCCAAGGGCTTTCTCAACCACGGCCGCGAGGTCGCCCGTTCCCGCCCCGTCGAGGAGCGGGTGCGGGACTGGAACGAGGTCTACGTTCCCGGCTCGCTGCTCCCGATCATCTCCAAGCAGGCAAGCCGCTGCATGGACTGCGGCATCCCGTTCTGCCACAACGGCTGCCCGCTGGGGAACCTGATCCCGGAGTGGAACGACTTCGCCTACCGCGAGGACTGGTCGGCCGCCTCCGAGCGGCTGCACGCCACCAACAACTTCCCGGAGTTCACCGGGCGGCTCTGCCCGGCCCCGTGCGAGTCGGCGTGCGTCCTCGGCATCAACCAGGCGCCCGTGACCATCAAGAACGTCGAGGTCTCCATCATCGACAAGGCGTGGGACACCGGTGACGTCACGCCGCAGATCCCCGAGCGCCTGTCCGGCAAGACCGTCGCCGTCATCGGCTCGGGACCGGCGGGCCTCGCCGCCGCCCAGCAGCTCACCCGGGCCGGCCACACCGTCGCCGTCTACGAGCGCGCCGACCGCATCGGCGGCCTGCTCCGCTACGGCATCCCCGAGTTCAAGATGGAGAAGCGGCACATCAACCGCCGCATCGAACAGATGCGCGCGGAGGGCACCCGCTTCCGCACCGGCGTCGAGATCGGCCGCGACATCACCGCGGACGACCTGCGCAAGCGGTACGACGCCGTCGTCATCGCCGCCGGCTCCACCACCGCCCGCGACCTGCCCGTCCCGGGCCGGGAACTCAAGGGTGTCCACCAGGCGATGGAGTACCTGCCGCTGTCGAACAAGGTCCAGGAGGGCGACTACGTCACCTCCCCGATCTCCGCCGAGGGCAAGCACGTCGTCGTCATCGGCGGCGGCGACACCGGCGCCGACTGCGTGGGCACCGCCCACCGCCAGGGCGCGGCCTCCGTGACGCAGCTGGAGATCATGCCCCAGCCCGGCGCCGAGCGGAACCCGGTCAGCCAGCCCTGGCCGACCTTCCCGATGCTGTACAAGGTCACCTCCGCCCACGAGGAGGGCGGCGACCGGCTCTACTCCGTCTCCACCACCCACTTCGAGGGTGACGAGGACGGCAACGTGCAGTGGCTGCACCTGAGCGAGGTCGAGTTCGTCGACGGCAGGCTGAACCCGAAGCCGGGCACCGAGCGCAAGATCCCCGCCCAGCTCGTCACCCTCGCCATGGGCTTCACCGGCCCCGACAAGCAGAACGGCCTGATCGAGCAGCTCGGCCTGGACCTCGACGAGCGCGGCAACATCGCCCGCGACGCCGACTTCCGCACCAACGTGCCCGGCGTGTTCGTCGCCGGTGACGCCGGCCGCGGACAGTCGCTCATCGTGTGGGCCATCGCCGAGGGCCGTTCCGCGGCACGCGGCGCGGACCGTTTCCTGACCGGCGCGAGCGACCTGCCCGCGCCGATCCGGCCGACGGACCGCTCGCTGACGGTCTGA
- the pepN gene encoding aminopeptidase N: MSVLTRDEAQTRARLIDVHHYTVDLDLTAGDDTFDSRTTIRFTVHGDRDSTDTFVELKPAALRSATLDGQPLDPPLPDDNRLPLTNLTPGEHELRVDAAMRYSRTGEGMHRFTDPSDGETYVYTQMFMDDVQRVFAAFDQPDLKAVFDLTVTAPQGWTVLANGVTAHTGDGVWKAATTPRISTYLVAVAAGPWHSVRTEHRGLPFGIHCRRSLAPHLDADADEILDLTRACYDRYHEKFEEPYPFDSYDQAFVPEFNAGAMENPGLVTFRDQFVYRSAVTDAERQTRAMVIAHEMAHMWFGDLVTLKWWDDIWLNESFAEYMGYQTAAEATRFTDTWTEFGVSRKAWGYDADQRPSTHPVAPEAVPDTASALLNFDGISYAKGASALRQLVTWLGEKDFLAGINTHFTRHKFANATLADFLDSLTSATERDVHAWAGAWLRTTGIDTLSVERHGTDTNGGIRISHRGDPGVLTGRNPDEDHDGLRHLNTSRPTGGTRPHRLAVGFYDHDLHDTDRLTLRTRVDLDLDPHSSSQLGLDIGGPRPAVVVLNDGDLTYAKVRLDTDSLRTLRTHLSGLPDPLTRAVVWNSLRDAVRDGELAPDVYLETARAHLPRETDVALVQGVLAFAAGQVADRYLTPGHRPAALATLTDLCRDLVRRTEDGSHPGLRLTAVRHRIDVAAHPDTIAAWLAEGTVPGGPELDPELRWRILGRLAALGAVDEDTIAAELARDPSATGQEGAARCRAALPDPAAKARAWAAMFTDDPAAELSNHLFTATARGFWQPEQTDLLGEYVDRYYQDATALAARRGPAIAAAAGRWAFPAYAIDADHLRRGESCLREGDPVPSLRRGLADQLDDLARALRVRER; this comes from the coding sequence ATGTCCGTACTGACGCGCGACGAAGCGCAGACCCGTGCCCGGCTGATCGACGTCCACCACTACACGGTCGACCTCGACCTCACCGCGGGCGACGACACCTTCGACTCCCGCACGACCATCCGGTTCACCGTGCACGGAGACCGCGACAGCACGGACACCTTCGTCGAACTCAAGCCGGCCGCACTGCGCTCCGCCACCCTCGACGGACAGCCCCTCGACCCGCCGCTCCCCGACGACAACCGGCTCCCCCTGACGAACCTCACCCCCGGCGAGCACGAACTGCGCGTCGACGCCGCCATGCGCTACTCCCGCACCGGCGAGGGCATGCACCGCTTCACCGACCCCAGCGACGGCGAGACGTACGTCTACACCCAGATGTTCATGGACGACGTCCAGCGCGTCTTCGCCGCCTTCGACCAGCCCGACCTCAAGGCCGTCTTCGACCTCACCGTCACCGCCCCCCAGGGCTGGACCGTCCTCGCCAACGGCGTCACCGCACACACCGGCGACGGCGTCTGGAAGGCCGCCACCACCCCGCGGATCTCCACCTACCTCGTCGCCGTCGCCGCCGGCCCCTGGCACTCGGTGCGCACCGAACACCGCGGACTTCCCTTCGGCATCCACTGCCGCCGCTCCCTCGCCCCCCACCTCGACGCGGACGCCGACGAGATCCTCGACCTCACCCGCGCCTGCTACGACCGCTACCACGAGAAGTTCGAGGAGCCCTACCCCTTCGACTCCTACGACCAGGCCTTCGTCCCCGAATTCAACGCGGGCGCCATGGAGAACCCCGGACTGGTCACCTTCCGCGACCAATTCGTCTACCGCTCCGCCGTCACCGACGCCGAACGCCAGACCCGCGCCATGGTCATCGCCCACGAGATGGCCCACATGTGGTTCGGCGACCTCGTCACCCTCAAGTGGTGGGACGACATCTGGCTCAACGAGTCCTTCGCCGAATACATGGGCTACCAGACCGCGGCCGAAGCCACCCGCTTCACCGACACCTGGACCGAATTCGGCGTCTCCCGCAAGGCCTGGGGCTACGACGCGGACCAACGCCCCTCCACCCACCCCGTCGCCCCCGAAGCCGTCCCCGACACCGCCTCCGCGCTCCTCAACTTCGACGGCATCTCCTACGCCAAGGGCGCCTCCGCCCTGCGCCAACTCGTCACCTGGCTCGGCGAGAAGGACTTCCTGGCCGGCATCAACACCCACTTCACCCGCCACAAATTCGCCAACGCCACCCTCGCCGACTTCCTCGACTCCCTCACCTCCGCCACCGAACGCGACGTCCACGCCTGGGCCGGCGCATGGCTGCGCACCACGGGCATCGACACACTGAGCGTCGAGCGCCACGGAACGGACACCAACGGCGGCATCCGGATCAGCCACCGGGGCGACCCCGGCGTCCTGACCGGCCGCAACCCCGACGAGGACCACGACGGCCTGCGCCACCTGAACACCTCCCGCCCCACCGGCGGCACGCGCCCGCACCGCCTCGCCGTCGGCTTCTACGACCACGACCTCCACGACACGGACCGCCTCACCCTGCGCACCCGCGTCGACCTCGACCTCGACCCGCACAGCAGCTCCCAGCTCGGCCTCGACATCGGCGGCCCACGCCCCGCCGTCGTCGTCCTCAACGACGGCGACCTCACCTACGCCAAGGTGCGCCTGGACACCGACTCGCTCCGGACCCTGCGCACCCACCTGTCCGGCCTCCCCGACCCCCTCACCCGCGCCGTCGTCTGGAACTCCCTGCGCGACGCCGTGCGCGACGGCGAACTCGCCCCCGACGTCTACCTCGAAACCGCCCGCGCCCACCTCCCGCGCGAGACCGACGTGGCCCTCGTCCAGGGCGTCCTCGCCTTCGCCGCCGGCCAGGTCGCCGACCGCTACCTCACCCCCGGCCACCGGCCCGCCGCCCTCGCCACCCTCACCGACCTCTGCCGCGACCTCGTCCGCCGCACCGAGGACGGCTCCCACCCCGGGCTGCGCCTGACCGCCGTACGCCACCGCATCGACGTCGCCGCACACCCCGACACCATCGCCGCCTGGCTCGCCGAGGGCACCGTCCCCGGCGGTCCCGAACTCGACCCCGAACTGCGCTGGCGCATCCTCGGCCGCCTCGCCGCCCTCGGCGCCGTCGACGAGGACACCATCGCCGCCGAACTCGCACGCGACCCCAGCGCCACCGGCCAGGAAGGCGCCGCCCGCTGCCGCGCCGCACTGCCCGACCCGGCGGCCAAAGCACGGGCCTGGGCCGCCATGTTCACCGACGACCCCGCCGCGGAGCTGTCCAACCACCTCTTCACCGCCACCGCCCGCGGCTTCTGGCAGCCCGAACAGACAGACCTGCTCGGAGAGTACGTCGACCGGTACTACCAGGACGCCACCGCTCTGGCCGCCCGCCGCGGCCCCGCCATCGCCGCCGCCGCAGGACGCTGGGCATTCCCCGCGTACGCCATCGACGCCGACCACCTCCGGCGCGGCGAGAGCTGTCTGCGCGAGGGCGACCCCGTCCCGTCCCTGCGCCGCGGGCTCGCCGACCAGCTCGACGACCTGGCCCGCGCCCTGCGCGTCCGCGAACGCTGA